One stretch of Chryseobacterium indologenes DNA includes these proteins:
- a CDS encoding TonB-dependent receptor domain-containing protein, with product MKIRITLILLFLSSFLFSQEFQINGKIIDEKKSPIQYAEIVLLTRDSIAIKSELSDNQGYFSIKIKPGSYIIQIKNFKSISYSRDINLHSNINIGNISLSNTHQIKEVILTKRKKLIEKKVDRLVFNVENSISATGGDALDALKLTPGIRLQNEKLSMIGKGSMIILLDDRPVQMSGDDLINYLKTLKSDDIKSIEVITNPPSKYTAEGNSGVLNIITKKAKKDAWSSTIRGVYQQATYATGSSSGSFNLQKNRLTLLSSLSYNNGSNAPIETSIINYPAINWNEISKRRDFTNTFSAKAGLDYKISDKITHGIIYNYISSRPLIKDYTQSRLFNSQNQSLDSLILNTGRDQSKRNSHTFNYHFIYAIDTTGKKISIDADLLHFTLNKDRKYTTERVISDLNSGNSSNLTANRNSGAQNITNYSVNIDMEHPLQWLSLNYGGRISFINTTNNYSFFNINNQGNEYSDTDLSNGFEYYENTQAVYISAQKKVSEKWETKAGLRLENTQTKGYSQTLNQTNRNNYSKLFPTFYLIYTPDEANAISINYGLRINRPNYNYLNPFRWVTSPYSYSEGNPFLNPSFIHNLELEYSYKDKLITNIFYSELRNGFEQLAIINPETNIQQVVPQNFIMNKTVGINQLYILKILKSWNINVNGSVYYSSTDSKTPVTLQYLKGWNGEFNITNDIALNKSKTILLSANYRLTTKGVDNLDYNSYSNQLNASLKMLFFDKRLILNIYGNDILSSNRPTYTTFSNGISKQFRNYYDERYFRLSISYNFGKTFKKENYTNKNQDEIDRTE from the coding sequence TTGAAAATAAGAATCACACTCATTTTACTATTTCTATCATCCTTTCTCTTTTCTCAAGAGTTTCAGATAAATGGTAAAATTATAGATGAGAAAAAAAGTCCTATTCAGTATGCAGAAATTGTTTTATTGACAAGAGACTCTATTGCTATCAAAAGTGAATTATCTGATAATCAAGGATACTTTTCAATAAAAATTAAGCCTGGGAGTTATATTATACAAATAAAAAATTTTAAAAGCATTTCTTACTCCAGAGATATTAATTTACATTCAAATATTAACATTGGAAATATTTCTCTCAGTAATACCCATCAGATCAAGGAAGTTATACTAACAAAAAGAAAAAAACTGATAGAGAAAAAAGTTGACAGGTTAGTATTTAATGTTGAAAATTCAATTTCAGCAACTGGAGGAGACGCTCTGGATGCGTTAAAATTAACCCCTGGGATAAGGTTGCAAAATGAAAAGCTGTCAATGATAGGAAAAGGCAGTATGATTATACTTTTGGATGACCGTCCTGTACAAATGAGCGGTGATGATCTGATCAATTATCTTAAGACTCTAAAATCTGATGACATAAAAAGCATAGAGGTTATTACGAACCCACCATCAAAATATACGGCTGAGGGTAATAGTGGAGTTTTGAACATTATCACAAAAAAAGCAAAGAAAGATGCCTGGAGTTCTACCATAAGGGGAGTTTACCAACAAGCCACCTATGCAACCGGAAGTAGTTCTGGAAGCTTTAACTTACAAAAAAACAGATTAACTTTACTATCTTCTTTAAGCTACAACAACGGTTCAAATGCTCCTATTGAAACCAGTATTATCAACTATCCGGCTATCAATTGGAATGAAATCAGTAAAAGAAGGGATTTCACCAATACTTTTTCAGCAAAGGCAGGTCTGGATTATAAGATATCAGATAAAATAACCCACGGTATTATTTACAATTATATCAGCTCAAGGCCATTGATAAAAGATTATACACAATCCAGGTTATTCAATTCACAAAACCAATCACTTGATTCTCTTATTTTGAATACAGGCAGGGATCAATCGAAGAGAAACTCACATACATTCAACTATCATTTTATATATGCCATTGATACTACGGGTAAAAAAATATCAATAGATGCAGATCTTTTACATTTTACACTTAATAAAGACAGAAAATATACCACAGAACGAGTGATTTCTGATCTTAATTCCGGAAATTCAAGTAATCTCACTGCCAATAGAAATTCCGGGGCACAAAACATTACTAATTATTCTGTCAACATCGATATGGAGCATCCTTTACAATGGCTTAGCCTAAACTATGGAGGCAGAATATCGTTTATAAACACTACTAATAATTATAGTTTTTTCAATATCAATAATCAAGGGAATGAATATAGTGATACAGACTTAAGTAATGGTTTTGAATATTATGAGAATACACAGGCAGTCTATATCAGCGCACAAAAAAAGGTCTCTGAAAAATGGGAGACAAAAGCTGGGCTGCGACTTGAAAATACCCAGACAAAAGGATATTCACAAACATTAAATCAGACCAATAGAAATAATTATTCTAAACTGTTTCCTACATTTTATCTTATTTATACCCCTGATGAGGCTAACGCAATCAGTATAAATTATGGGCTAAGAATAAATAGACCTAACTACAATTATCTTAACCCATTCCGCTGGGTAACGTCACCCTATTCTTACTCAGAAGGAAATCCTTTTCTAAACCCATCTTTTATTCATAACCTGGAACTTGAATATTCTTATAAGGACAAACTCATAACAAACATTTTTTATTCCGAATTACGAAATGGTTTTGAACAATTGGCCATAATAAATCCTGAAACCAATATACAGCAGGTTGTCCCTCAAAATTTCATTATGAATAAAACTGTTGGAATTAATCAGTTATATATTTTAAAAATATTAAAATCATGGAATATTAATGTAAATGGAAGTGTATATTATTCTTCTACAGACTCCAAAACACCTGTAACTCTTCAGTATTTAAAAGGATGGAACGGAGAGTTTAATATTACAAATGATATTGCATTAAATAAAAGCAAAACCATACTACTGAGTGCCAACTACAGACTTACAACAAAAGGAGTGGATAATCTTGATTATAACTCTTACTCTAATCAATTAAATGCTTCCTTAAAAATGTTGTTTTTTGATAAGAGGTTAATTCTAAACATATATGGTAATGACATCCTAAGCTCAAACCGACCAACATATACTACTTTTTCTAACGGGATCAGTAAGCAATTCAGAAATTATTATGATGAAAGATATTTTAGGTTATCTATTTCATACAATTTTGGAAAAACATTTAAAAAAGAAAATTATACTAATAAAAATCAGGACGAGATCGACCGAACCGAATAA
- a CDS encoding DUF4840 domain-containing protein: MRKFTVSQFLTAILIVLTGVTLYSCSVDGPEIIPVKLEDVNGNYKGRLITIQGESKTEKIKNFKAKKDTIMFSEFPVDEIVKTVVKDPVKAEEAIKALGKVKYEIKYAASINTVNNVIELSLAPKSMELLIPVDGKTKKTEVTLNAKQKGFYVGMDGSLRFALTAEKITVDGTVLAPYEAINYNFPFCVKY; the protein is encoded by the coding sequence ATGAGAAAATTTACAGTATCTCAATTTTTAACAGCGATTTTAATTGTATTAACAGGGGTTACTTTGTATTCGTGTAGTGTGGACGGTCCGGAAATCATCCCGGTAAAACTGGAAGATGTCAATGGAAATTATAAAGGAAGACTCATTACCATACAGGGAGAGAGCAAAACAGAAAAAATAAAGAATTTTAAAGCAAAAAAAGATACAATTATGTTTTCAGAATTTCCAGTGGATGAGATTGTGAAAACAGTAGTAAAAGATCCGGTAAAAGCAGAAGAAGCCATTAAAGCATTAGGAAAGGTGAAGTATGAAATTAAATATGCAGCTTCTATCAATACGGTAAACAATGTGATTGAGCTATCTTTGGCTCCCAAATCTATGGAGCTCCTGATTCCTGTAGATGGGAAGACTAAAAAGACAGAAGTGACATTGAATGCTAAACAAAAAGGGTTTTATGTAGGGATGGATGGTTCACTGCGATTTGCCTTAACAGCAGAGAAAATTACCGTAGACGGTACAGTACTTGCCCCTTATGAAGCGATTAATTATAATTTTCCGTTCTGCGTAAAATATTAA
- a CDS encoding RNA polymerase sigma factor translates to MGESKEQILVSRLLQKEETAWKELFGAYSGNLSYVCSRYIPEKEDVHDVLQNSFIKMFRSIESFEYRGDGSLRAWITRITVNESLKHIRQKGDFKSSVEVDDLPDLPNEEEPDFEEIPKEDIMRLIQSLPDGYRTVFNLYVFENKSHKEIASLLGIAENSSASQFHRAKGLLVQKIKEFKMSKKAQYE, encoded by the coding sequence ATGGGAGAAAGTAAAGAACAGATTTTGGTAAGCCGCCTTCTACAGAAGGAGGAAACCGCCTGGAAAGAGCTTTTTGGAGCTTATTCAGGTAATCTGTCTTATGTATGTTCCCGGTATATACCGGAAAAAGAAGATGTGCATGATGTTCTTCAGAACAGTTTCATCAAGATGTTTCGCTCCATAGAATCATTTGAATATAGAGGAGATGGTTCCCTCAGAGCATGGATTACCCGTATTACGGTGAATGAGTCACTGAAGCATATCAGACAGAAAGGAGACTTTAAGTCTTCTGTTGAAGTAGATGACCTTCCCGATCTTCCCAACGAAGAAGAACCTGATTTTGAGGAAATTCCGAAAGAAGATATTATGAGGTTAATTCAATCTCTTCCAGATGGTTACAGAACTGTTTTCAATCTGTATGTGTTTGAAAACAAAAGTCATAAGGAAATTGCATCACTGCTGGGAATTGCAGAAAATTCGTCAGCATCACAGTTTCACCGTGCAAAAGGGCTGTTGGTTCAGAAAATAAAGGAATTTAAAATGTCAAAAAAAGCACAATATGAATAA
- a CDS encoding porin family protein, which yields MNNEWLNNLRSRMENHEEEVPEGLWDDITDELFSGEEENKLMTGFTPTIEGENEEKKIEAGNRSWFYRIGSVAAAAVLIFMITKIIPEQNQNIHSNNLPDSNKNNERENTNLPLNNAEKEERRRIWENSKADILIAQNDVTTRHSSVKNIEYTNPEKAGRDEVGNKENIQVITKTPGFLEIVPTHAENKPEHEIKHEKVEKKLYTLEKELSEKYADHAKTKNVKSRSEKKWMLSILTGNASSNSAEQQFHGYASVSGKPMSFEQVWSASEYVDDPLTQILLANQNKPVEARIRHKVPVTFGLSVYYNLGKRWGIGTGLNYTKLTSELHSGSDDNYIKGEQKVHYIGIPVQVNYNVIQKGGFTGYITGGALLEKPISGNITTSYVVHDEVKETSTEALDHKPLSFSVNTAVGVQVKVVNRLGIYAEPGIGYHFKDENSPNTIYKENPLHFNVKFGIRLLID from the coding sequence ATGAATAACGAATGGCTCAATAACCTGCGAAGCAGAATGGAGAACCATGAAGAAGAGGTTCCGGAAGGATTGTGGGATGACATCACTGATGAACTGTTCTCAGGCGAAGAAGAAAATAAGCTGATGACAGGCTTTACTCCTACCATTGAGGGGGAAAATGAAGAAAAAAAGATAGAAGCTGGAAATAGATCCTGGTTTTATCGTATTGGAAGTGTTGCAGCTGCTGCCGTTTTGATTTTTATGATCACGAAAATAATACCGGAACAGAATCAGAATATACATTCGAACAATCTACCGGATTCTAATAAAAATAATGAAAGGGAAAATACCAATCTGCCTTTGAACAATGCAGAGAAGGAAGAGCGTAGAAGGATTTGGGAAAACTCAAAGGCAGATATTCTTATCGCTCAGAATGATGTTACTACAAGACATTCTTCTGTAAAAAATATAGAATACACAAACCCTGAAAAGGCAGGACGGGATGAGGTGGGAAATAAGGAAAACATACAGGTTATTACCAAAACACCTGGGTTTTTGGAAATAGTACCGACCCATGCGGAAAATAAACCGGAACATGAAATAAAGCATGAAAAGGTTGAAAAAAAATTATATACGCTGGAAAAAGAGTTGTCTGAAAAATATGCAGATCATGCCAAAACTAAAAATGTAAAATCCAGATCTGAAAAGAAATGGATGCTAAGTATACTTACCGGAAATGCTTCCTCCAATTCTGCGGAGCAGCAGTTTCATGGTTACGCTTCCGTCAGTGGGAAACCCATGAGCTTTGAGCAGGTATGGAGCGCTTCAGAATATGTGGATGACCCTTTGACCCAAATACTTTTGGCGAATCAAAATAAACCGGTCGAAGCAAGGATCAGGCATAAAGTTCCGGTAACATTTGGGCTGTCAGTATATTATAACCTGGGGAAAAGATGGGGAATCGGAACCGGATTGAATTATACCAAACTGACTTCAGAGCTTCATTCAGGAAGTGATGATAATTATATTAAAGGAGAGCAGAAAGTCCATTATATCGGAATTCCTGTTCAGGTTAATTATAATGTTATTCAGAAAGGAGGATTCACAGGATATATTACAGGAGGAGCCTTGTTAGAAAAACCTATATCCGGGAATATTACAACAAGTTATGTAGTACATGATGAGGTAAAGGAAACATCGACGGAAGCTTTGGATCATAAACCGCTGTCGTTTTCAGTGAATACTGCAGTAGGAGTCCAGGTAAAGGTAGTGAACAGATTAGGAATTTATGCAGAGCCGGGGATTGGATATCATTTCAAAGATGAAAACTCTCCCAATACCATTTATAAGGAAAACCCCCTGCATTTTAATGTAAAATTCGGGATCAGATTGTTGATTGATTAA